In Deinobacterium chartae, the genomic stretch CCGCTAGCTCCGGCCAGGGCCGGTCGGTGACCACCGTTCCCAGGTCCTGGGGAGCCAGCACGCGGTGGGGAACCGTCTGGTCGCGTTTGGTGTGGTCGGCCAGCAGCAGGGTGCGCAGGCCGGCTGCGACCATCGCGCGTTTCAGCGCCGCGTCGGCCTCCTCGAGGACCGTAGCTCCGGCCTGAAGGTGCAGGGCACAGGTACCCAGCACGGTCCAGTCGGCCCGGTACCCGGCCAGGGCCTGCTCGGCAGCATGCCCGCGAAAGGCGCGTGCGCGTGCGTCCCAGGCCCCTCCGGTCACGATCAGCCGGACTTCCGGGTCGCGGTCGAACAGCGCGGCGATGTCGAGCGAGTTGGTGATGACCGTCAGCGGACGGGCCTGCAGGCACTGGGCCAGGGCCAGCGTGGTGGACCCGGCATCCAAGAGGACGCTCTGACCGGCCGTGATCCGTTCGGCGGCGGCGCGCCCGATCTGTTCCTTGGCCTGCGGCAGGGCGGCGGAACGCGCGTTCCAGTCGAGGTGAGCCGTGCGCAGGGCCACGGCCCCTCCGTGGGTCTTTTGCAGAAAACCGCGCTCCTCGAGGGCCTTGAGGTCGCGGCGC encodes the following:
- a CDS encoding DeoR family transcriptional regulator, coding for MFAQERQTRILEELTRLGRVEVSDLAARYAVSEHTVRRDLKALEERGFLQKTHGGAVALRTAHLDWNARSAALPQAKEQIGRAAAERITAGQSVLLDAGSTTLALAQCLQARPLTVITNSLDIAALFDRDPEVRLIVTGGAWDARARAFRGHAAEQALAGYRADWTVLGTCALHLQAGATVLEEADAALKRAMVAAGLRTLLLADHTKRDQTVPHRVLAPQDLGTVVTDRPWPELAALGVQVVVAAG